Proteins from one Caulobacter sp. 73W genomic window:
- the phaR gene encoding polyhydroxyalkanoate synthesis repressor PhaR, producing MSENNEAAEGKANAKSGERVVIKKYANRRLYNTASSSYVTLEHLAEMVKEGIDFVVYDAKTNEDITRPVLTQIIFEEESKGQTLLPIQFLRQLIGFYGNSMQAFLPSYLELSLESFAKQQERMRSQFENLTPGAFAAKGFAAGAYDEQIRQNLALFDRAMKMFSPFAFTRPGEEEAAPRAAEPAPQPAASRAASDDSLADLKRQLDAMQQQIEKLASKP from the coding sequence ATGTCCGAGAACAACGAAGCCGCTGAAGGCAAGGCGAACGCCAAGTCCGGCGAACGCGTGGTCATCAAGAAATACGCGAACCGACGCCTCTACAACACCGCGTCGAGCTCCTACGTCACGCTGGAACACCTGGCGGAGATGGTGAAGGAGGGCATCGACTTCGTGGTCTATGACGCCAAGACCAACGAGGACATCACCCGCCCGGTCCTGACCCAGATCATCTTCGAGGAGGAGAGCAAGGGTCAGACCTTGCTGCCCATCCAGTTCCTGCGCCAGCTGATCGGCTTCTACGGCAACTCGATGCAGGCCTTCCTGCCCAGCTACCTGGAGCTGTCGCTTGAAAGCTTCGCCAAGCAGCAGGAGCGCATGCGCTCGCAGTTCGAGAACCTGACGCCCGGCGCGTTCGCCGCCAAGGGTTTCGCCGCCGGCGCCTATGACGAGCAGATTCGCCAGAACCTGGCCCTGTTCGACCGCGCCATGAAGATGTTCTCGCCGTTCGCCTTCACGCGTCCGGGCGAGGAGGAAGCCGCCCCGCGCGCCGCCGAACCCGCGCCGCAGCCGGCCGCCAGCCGCGCCGCCAGCGACGACTCCCTGGCCGACCTGAAGCGCCA
- a CDS encoding acetyl-CoA C-acetyltransferase, which produces MTDIVIVSAARTPVGAFNGALSSLPAHELGKVAIAAAIERAGVTPADVDEVILGQVLQAGAGQGPARQASVNAGIPVESPAWSLNQLCGSGLRAVALAAQQIAAGDAKVVVAGGQESMSQAPHAAHLRNGQKMGDLGFVDTMIKDGLWDAFHGYHMGQTAENIANRWQITRADQDSFAVASQNKAEAAQKAGKFADEIAPVTIKGRKGDTIVDQDEYIRHGATLDSVSGLRPAFTKEGSVTAANASGLNDGAAAMVLMSAEEAAKRGLKPLARIASWANAGVEPEIMGTGPIPASKKALEKAGWTVADLDLVESNEAFAAQSLCVVRELGLDPAKTNVNGGAIAIGHPIGASGARILTTLLHEMKRSGAKKGLATLCIGGGMGVAMCVEAV; this is translated from the coding sequence ATGACCGATATCGTCATCGTTTCCGCCGCCCGCACCCCGGTCGGCGCCTTCAACGGCGCGCTGTCCAGCCTGCCGGCTCACGAACTGGGCAAGGTGGCCATCGCCGCCGCCATCGAGCGCGCGGGCGTCACCCCGGCCGACGTCGACGAAGTGATCCTGGGCCAGGTGCTGCAGGCCGGCGCCGGCCAGGGGCCGGCCCGTCAGGCGTCGGTCAACGCCGGCATCCCGGTGGAAAGCCCGGCCTGGAGCCTGAACCAGCTGTGCGGCTCGGGCCTGCGCGCCGTGGCGCTCGCCGCCCAGCAGATCGCCGCGGGCGACGCCAAGGTGGTGGTGGCCGGCGGCCAGGAAAGCATGAGCCAGGCGCCCCACGCCGCGCACCTGCGCAACGGCCAGAAGATGGGCGACCTGGGCTTCGTCGACACCATGATCAAGGACGGCCTGTGGGACGCCTTCCACGGCTATCACATGGGCCAGACGGCCGAGAACATCGCCAATCGCTGGCAGATCACCCGCGCCGACCAGGACAGCTTCGCCGTCGCCAGCCAGAACAAGGCCGAGGCCGCCCAGAAGGCCGGCAAATTCGCCGACGAGATCGCGCCCGTGACCATCAAGGGCCGCAAGGGCGACACCATCGTCGACCAGGACGAATACATCCGCCACGGCGCGACCCTGGACAGCGTCTCGGGCCTGCGCCCGGCCTTCACCAAGGAAGGCTCCGTCACCGCCGCCAACGCCTCGGGCCTCAATGACGGCGCGGCCGCGATGGTGCTGATGAGCGCCGAGGAAGCCGCCAAGCGCGGGCTGAAGCCGCTGGCCCGCATCGCTTCCTGGGCCAATGCCGGCGTCGAGCCGGAGATCATGGGCACCGGCCCGATCCCGGCCAGCAAGAAGGCCCTGGAAAAAGCCGGCTGGACCGTCGCCGACCTGGACCTGGTGGAAAGCAACGAAGCCTTTGCGGCCCAGTCCCTGTGCGTGGTTCGCGAACTGGGCCTCGACCCGGCCAAGACCAACGTCAACGGCGGGGCCATCGCCATCGGCCACCCGATCGGAGCCTCCGGCGCGCGGATCCTGACCACCCTGTTGCACGAAATGAAACGCTCCGGCGCCAAAAAGGGCCTGGCGACGTTGTGCATCGGCGGCGGCATGGGCGTCGCCATGTGCGTCGAGGCCGTCTAG
- the phbB gene encoding acetoacetyl-CoA reductase yields the protein MARVAFVTGGTRGIGRAIVERLKADGLEVAAGYSGNEEAAAKCAAELGVTVVKGNVGVFEDCARAVAEIEGKLGPVDVLINNAGITRDGFFHKMTYEQWSDVIRVNMDSAFNMTRQVIEGMRERGWGRIVNISSINGQKGQVGQTNYSAAKAGLIGFTKALALENAKKGITVNCICPGYIDTEMVAAVPENVLQSIIAGIPVGRLGKGEEIADMVSFLSGERAGFVTGATLTLNGGQYMAA from the coding sequence ATGGCGAGGGTGGCGTTTGTCACGGGCGGTACGCGCGGGATCGGCCGTGCGATCGTGGAACGGCTGAAGGCCGACGGCCTGGAAGTGGCCGCCGGCTATTCCGGCAACGAGGAAGCCGCCGCCAAGTGCGCCGCCGAACTGGGCGTCACGGTGGTGAAGGGCAATGTCGGCGTGTTCGAGGACTGCGCCCGCGCCGTGGCGGAGATCGAGGGCAAGCTCGGCCCGGTGGATGTGCTGATCAATAACGCCGGCATCACCCGCGACGGCTTCTTCCACAAGATGACCTACGAGCAGTGGTCGGACGTCATCCGCGTGAATATGGACAGCGCCTTCAACATGACCCGTCAGGTCATCGAGGGCATGCGCGAGCGCGGCTGGGGCCGGATCGTCAACATCTCGTCGATCAACGGCCAGAAGGGCCAGGTGGGCCAGACCAACTATTCGGCCGCCAAGGCCGGCCTGATCGGCTTCACCAAGGCCCTGGCCCTGGAGAACGCCAAGAAGGGCATAACCGTGAACTGCATCTGCCCCGGCTACATCGACACCGAGATGGTGGCGGCGGTGCCGGAGAATGTCCTGCAGAGCATCATCGCCGGCATTCCGGTGGGACGCCTGGGCAAGGGCGAGGAGATCGCTGACATGGTCTCGTTCCTGTCGGGCGAGCGCGCGGGTTTTGTGACCGGCGCGACACTCACCCTCAACGGCGGTCAGTACATGGCCGCATAA